The DNA window TTTGTTGGCCTGATAGTCTACCTCCCAAAACGACAGCCCATCTTTTTGACGAGTGATGCCTACCGACGAAAATACCCAATCGATGCCTTCCAGTGCGCCTTTCAGAGTTTCGGGGCGGGTAATCTCCCCTACAAATACATCGTCTACAAAATGGGCAACTGCAGGCTCACCAAATTTACCTGTTTGGGACAGCTTTTTTTGGTTGCGTACCAGCGCCCTTACCCAATAGCCTTGTTGTTTGAGGGTTTGTACTACATATTTGCCTAAATATCCGGTGGCTCCGGCTACTAATACTTTTTTCATGTGATATATGGTTTTATTGTTTGATGGTTTGCAAAGCAACTATTATCACTTAAATTACGAATGGTTTAATTACGAACCGACCGCAGGGAGCTCTGCCTTAGCTAATTACGAATTACGAATTGGCGCAAAGCGAGGCTACTGATTAAATTACGAATGGTTTAATTACGAATTACGAACCGACCGCAGGGAGCTCTGCTTTAGCTAATTAGCGCAAAGCGAGACTAAAAGATCGTTGTCTATCGACTTAGCACCCGTTTTACGCTCAGTGTAGCCACAATGGACTATCGACCATCGACTTTTAACTAACAAATTCATAAACCACTGAAAATAAGTATACTATGATTTTGTTAGTTGTCTCTGGAACAGGAGGCAACTTGAAGCACCGATATACATCGGTATCTAAGGACTTGTTGCTTAAAGCACCGATATTCATCGGCATCTAGGGACTTGCTCCTGTCGGTGCTATGGACTAAAACCTACTCACTGGCCTATAAGGTTCTTCGGTTAATAAATGACTAATCAAGAGCTTAAAAAAGAACACCGGAACGAACCACTCTAGTCCGGGGATGGCACCAAAGCCCTCCATCCCGCTCAAAAAACTATAGTGCAACATCAGCGTAAGCGTATAAATGCCAAAAGCGGCAGGGCGTTGTAAGTATAAAGGCAACCTGAGCACCCACCATGAGCTAAGCATCAGGTAAGCGTATATGCTGAACAAATACACCCAGTTGAGGTCGTTGAATAGCCAGGTGACCAAAAACAACTGCAAAATGTGGACTGCCACAAACTGCAAATGTTTGCCTCTGCTTTGCCCGGCACGGTGGTACCAACGCTTGGCGGTAGAGGTAGCATTGGTAATGACTCCGCCTATGAGGTCGAAAGCCAAAAAGCCTGCTACCAAATATTGCCAAATGCTCCATTGAATGCCTTGGATAGGTACCCAAATCAAGAGCCCTGCAGTGAGTACCAATGTAGGCAACAGCATCAGGGCTTGTTCACCTTTGGTGGCACCTGGTCCTACAAACTTATCCCACGAATTACCCGGTTTGGGGTAGTTCCATTCTATGTGTCGTTGTGAAAAATTGTTTTTCATGGTTTTATATTAATGGTTTTCTACTTTGGTTCTATTGTTTGATGGTTCGCAAAGCGAGGCTACTTATTAAATTACGAATGGTTTAATTACGAACCGACCGCAGGGAGCTCTGCGTAAGCTAATTACGAATTAGCGCGAAGCGAGGCTAAAAGATCGTTGTCTATCGACTTAGCACCCGTTTCACGCTCAGTGTAGCCACAATGGACTATCGACCATCGACTTTTAACTATGCTTTTTATAAGTTGCTAAAAATCAACGTGATAGAAAAAGTGTAGCTACTTAGGGAACAAGGTATACCTAGCACCTTGTTGACGCTCTCAATTAAATCAAACCTTCCTAATAGCCTCTACCGGCTTAAGTTTCAATGCTTTGATTGCCGGATAAATGGCAGATAACAAGGCGGCGGCAACTACCATAAGTCCTATTTGGGCGTAATAACTCCCTTCAATCATAGGGCGAATGATAGAATCATAACCGAAGTTTTCCAACCCTGACGAAAACATTCCCAAGTCGATGCCATTGCTGCCAGTATATTGAATGGTTGCCCAGGCGAGCAGTATGCCTATAGGTGCACCTACACAAGTCAAAAAGAAAGTTTCTATCACAATCATTCTAAATACCCGTCCTTTGCTCATGCCCACCGCCATGAGCATACCTAGCTCACGAGTACGCTCCAGTACTGCCATGAGCATTGTATTGACAATGCCCATAGAAAGCCCCAAGAGTATAATACCCACAAAAATGAACAGCATTTGGCTCATCATATCATTGGCATAAGCCAAGTCGGGTGAGGTGTCTTTCCAGCTTTGTACTGTTATATTCTGGTGGTTTTTTGCTAGTTTGCCTTGTAGGTTTTTTACTACTTCTGGGGCTACCTGGTAGTTGTCTACCCGGCATACAATATGATGAATGAGTACGTCGTTGCCCAATAGTTTTTGCAAATCGTTTTGGCGTACAAACACATTTGACTCGTCGTACACTGTATTGCTGGATTTGTACAAACCCACGATCCGGAAAGCCCCCGCTGTAATATCACCATTTTCGTTCTGAAAAGTGAGTACCATCTTAGAACGCAATTTGAGATTGAGCCTTTTGGCAAGTTTTTTACCAATCAGAATAGGGTTCCTTTTGATACCTTCAAAGTACTTGCCTTCTACCAGTTTACTTTTCAGGCTAAATACTTTAGGTTCATTTTGCAGGTCTATGCCATGAATGGCTGCTCCATAGCCCCCTGCACTACTGGTGGCCATACCCACCGCACTTGTTCGGGTGGTAGTAGCTGTTACCTGTGGTTGCTTGCTCACTTGTTGAACTATTTTGTCAGCATCGTCAATGGCGTACTTTACCAGTTTGTCTTCGTCATATTTGGCGTGTTTGATGGTCACATGCCCCACAAAGTTCTCGAGTTGTCCTTTTACCCGTTGGTTGTTCATACCCAGCGAGAAAGCAAGTACAAAAATACCCGCCCATATTCCCAGCAGCACCGAGACAATGACCACTCCGCTGCGCATTGGATTGCGCCAGATGTTTTTCCAGGCTATTTTGATAATCATAATTATTTGGTTTTTTTAGTTAGTCAATAGCTTCTACAGCCTAAAGCTATTAGTCTTTAGCTTTAGGCTGGTTTGCAAGCATACTACCTGCTTTATAGTATGTTGATTTTTAAATACTTATAAAATCGGTAGATAGAAGTTGGTACAGGAGCAGGCTTTAAGCGACAAGTGCACCTCGTTCTACAAACAACTACATACTTTACAATGCGTTGATTTTTAATGACTTATAAAATCGGTAGATGGAGGCTGCTTGCGGAGCAGTGAGTTGTAAAACCCAAAACCTAGCTCCTAGCACCTTGTAAGGAATTCCCAACTAACGCAATGCATCAATCAATTTAATTTTTTGGGTAAACCACCAAGGGTAAAGCGCAATAAGTAGCGTAAAGCCTAAAATAACGACCGCTTGTGACACAAAAATCATAGGGTCGGTAGAAAACGGAATGATAGGTTCAATGCCCATTTCAAGCATTGATTCTGCCGCTTTTCCTGTCAGTTTGAGCGGATTTGCGTGAAAATAAGCCACCAAGGGCGAGCTTGCTATTGCTCCCAGTATTACACCCATCAGCGCAATGATCAACATTTCTAAAATGACCACTGTCCCCAGTTTAAAACGTTTCATCCCTATGCCAATCAATATCCCAAACTCATAGCGGCGTTCGGCGGTCATCATAAGTATAGTGCCAAAAATACCAAAGCAAACCACCATATATAGCACCCCCACAGTTATGTAGTTAGCCAGCCCGTCTACCTCAATCATTTGTACCATTTCAGGCATCATTTGCTTCCACGACATCACCTTATATTGTTGGGTATCTACCTTAGCATTGAGCAATGTCAATACCTTGTCCAGCTTTTTAGGTTGTTTGACCACCAAAGCCAACGAAGTGAGCCTGTTCTCGGCAGCATATAAGTTTTGTCCTGTAGTCAGTGGCACATACACCAACGACTTGTTAATGTCGGGAGCCGGAAACTTGACAATGCCTTTGACCAAGAGTTTGTCTACGGCACTTTGCCCCTGAAAACCTTGTCCGATCAATACCAGCGAGTCGCCCACATTGAGCTTAAGGTATTGGGCAAGCCCTTGAGCCAATATTACCGCTCTTCGTCTTTTTTGTCAAAGTAGTTGCCTTGTACCAGCTTTTTTTGTGGTGCCGACAACGCCTGTTCTTTGGCAGGGTCAATGGCTAATACCAAACCTGCTTTGCTTTTTTGAGTGCTTGCCAGCAAGGCATACGACTCCAACCTGGGAACTACTTCGGTTACTGCCTCAGGTTGCCTTATTTGCTGTTGTAGCTGCTTACTCCATTCAAAACTATTGTCAATGTTTTGTTCATTCCAGTAGCCTTTTTGGTGTATTTGCACATACCCCGTAAAAGAGCCTACAGTGTTTTGGATTATGTTATCATAAGAGCCATTCTGCATGGAGAGCATAAAAATGGAGAAAAATACCGCAAAAAATATAGACACCATTGTAATCACTGTCCTACGCTTATTGCGCCATATATTCCTCCAGGCAAGTTTTAAATACATGTTTTTTTAGTTTAAATAATAGTTGTATATAGTTAGTTGGTAGCACCCACAGTCGCAAGCTAGACCCTGTTTAACTGCGTTGAGCTCATCACAGCAAACTGCTGTAGATTCGGTTCACAAGTAACTACACTTTCATATTACGTTGATTTTCAGTGATTTATGGAAAGCGTAGTCAATAGTCAAGGTAAATCGCTAAAAATCAACGTACTACAAAATCGCAGTTGCCTGCATAGCAAGGTGTACTTGTAGCTTGTCGCCTGAAGCTCAAAGCTATAGTACCTAGAACCTTCTAATTACCCATGCAAAGCTTCCATGACATTCAGGCGTTTGGTATGCACCATTGGGTAAATAGAAATAATCATTGTGAGCACAAAAACAATGATTGCCTGCGTGCTAAAAATTGCCGGGTCTACCGAAAAAGGTATAATGGGTTCCATGCCATAGCCTTCCATTGCTTTGGCCATGTCGCCTGTAAGCCAGATAGGGTTCAAGTGAAGGTACCAGGCAATGGGTAAGCTGACCACAATGCCCAGTATTACCCCAATACCCGCCAGCATCAACATCTCAAAAAACACTAAAATGCCCAGCTTAAAGCGTTTCATACCTATGCCAATCAATACCCCAAACTCATAGCGGCGCTCCGAGGTCATCATAAGCACCGTACCCAAAATGCCAAAGCCTAGTATCATATAAAACACCCCTAGCATAATCTTACCTGCTTGTTTATCAGCCTCCATCATTTGTACCAGTTCAGGCGCCATTGTTTTCCAGCTTATTACTTCATAAGCTACTCCTTTGGGGGGCGTTTCTGCCAGGTTTTGCTGCAAACTCGCCCTTACCCTAGTTAGATTCTTGGCATTGTCGAGCCGAATACAATAAGTAGTCAGGCGACTCTCAGTGGCAAAAAGCGACTGTGCTGTTTTGATAGGCAGGTATACCAATGCCTTGTTGAGCTTGGGGTCTGGCATTTTTATAATACCCTTTACCAAGTATTTACCTGTGGCACTTTGTCCCTGAAACCCCTGCCCCAACAATACCAGCGAATCGCCCATTTGCACCTTTAGATATTGGGCAAGCCCCTGCGCAATCAACAGGGCTTCTTCGTTGGCTTTCGCCAAATATTTGCCCTTAACCAACTTTTTTTCAGGGTTTGATAGTTGTTTTTCAGCAATAGGGTCAATACCCATGATGAGTCCGGCGCGACTACGCTCAAGCCCTGCCACCAATGCATAGCTATCCAGTCTGGGAATCACTTGGGCGACCCCTGGTGTTTGTTTGATGGTTTGTAGCAGGGTAGGGGAGTTGGCAAAAGAATTGTCCAGGTTTTGTTCGTCCCAGTAACCCTTTTGGTGAACCTGGATATGTCCCAAAAAAGCGCCTACCATCTGATCGATGGTCCGCTCAATAGACCCCACTTTCATAGAGCGTTGCATCACTGATAAAAACACCGCAAAGAAAATGGCAGAGATAGTAATGATTGTGCGGCGACGATTGCGCCATATATTTCTCCAGGCAAGTTTTAGATACATATTTTTGTTTATTTAGTTTTTTAGTCAAGAGCTTCTACAGCCTAAAACTATTAGCCTTTAGCCCTTAGGCTGGTTTGCAGGCATGCTATCTATTTTGTAATATATTGATTTTTAGCAATATTCATTGGTATCTAAGGACTTGCGACTTGTTGCTTGAAGCTTACCCCTGTGGGCGCTATCAACTAATCAATTCACCCGCTTCATATTTTGCACTGAAAAGAATCCATCACTGATAGGCTTGTTAAACACCATTTGTTTGTATTCGAGCACTGTTTTTTGGTTAGGCTTATCCGCCGGAATCATCTCCATATAGCTAGGCAATACTCTTCCACCCAGGTTTTTTATTTTGCTACCGCGCATAGTGTTTACCAGGTAACCATCCTCGTCGTACATTTTAGACTGTAGTTGGAGGTAATCCTTCTTAGAAATCCACATTTCTACCTTGCCCCACACTACAGGTGCGTTGGGTTTAGGGGTAAGCAATACTTTATAGCAGTCACGCCCTTCCAATGTCTCCGAACCTAAAATTTTGTGGGTGTAGTCTACCACTATTGATGATTGACGTACCAGGTCATCATTTGTAAAGTCAGACCCCATCCAGGACTGATTCATCATAGAAGGAGGCATTTTTACTACCCTACCTACTTTGGGCAACCAGTTCCACATTTCTTTGCCCCGCTTCAGATAGCCACTACCCTTGTCGCGGACTGGTTTTTTTATCAAAATCAAGGAAAAGCCTTTGCCTTTGCTCCACGACTTCATCTCTACAGTTCGTCGCCATTTGGGGCGTACAATGGTCATGATCATTATGCCCTGTGAGCTTTTGCCTTGCATATGACTATCAGCTTTTTTTACAATTTCGGTGGCGTTTTGGGCTTGTATAAAATTGGCGGTTGCCAGCAATAAACCTATCAGTATCCAGCGTAATTTATTTAATTGTGCAATGTTCATATTGTATGGATAATTTGTTTTTAATGGTTAAACGTTTAGTCAATAAAAATAATTTAAAAAAACTTAGCTCATAAAGTAGGATAAAAATTCCAGGAAAAAAAATGACCAAAGTCAGGATTTTGATTGTTCAATCAGGCATGTGAATAGATTTAATTTTTTGTTTCTACCTTGTTTTATTCTGTATAACTCATACTTTGACTGACTAGTTAGTCAAAGTTAAAAGTATAAAAAATAACGGTAAATAAAATTAAAAATGTAAGTTTTTTTACCGTTTTAGGTATATACCACTATCTGGGGTTTTGCCGTTGTGCTTCATACTCATTGGCTATGTTTTCTATCACTTCATCAATAGGATAAAGCTCAGGAGCAACCAAGTAATTGAAAGAAATACCATCGATGATAGAACCTAGCTTGATGGCCTCTATCTGTGGATTGGGGTACTTCAGTTCTTCCATGACCGCCGTTATTTTATTAAACCAACGCGCCATTTCCGGAGCATATTTTTCTTTGAGGTAATTGGTATACTGAAACGACAAGCGTGTATACAATCGCCAAAACTCCTGCTCTCCCTTGAGCGAGTCGCGGGTCAGGTACAACATCTCTCTAATAATTACCTCGGCAGGGTCGGTGCTATCGTGCAGCGATCTAAAAGTACCCCCTAGTTTTTGGTAAAACATATCCAGTACCTCTTCCAATAGTTTTTGTTTGTTCTCGAAGTAGTTGTACACCAACCCCTTAGAGATATTGGCCTCTTTAGCTATGGTGTCAATACTCGTGGCTTCGTAGCCTTTTTCTCCAAACAAGCGTAAGGCTGCCCGCAAAATCTCCTCTTTTCTCTCCTGCCTTATTTCGGCAAATTGTTCCGCTGTTCTTGGCATAATGTTTTTGATTAACCGTTCAGTCAATGTAAAGAACGCAAATAAATTTCAAAAGTTCAATATTTAGGGCAAAAACTTAAATTGATTAACTGATGTTTCCTGTTATTTAATTACGAACCGACCGCAGGGAGCTCTGCTTTAGCTAATTCACGCGAAGCGACTACGGTCTATAGACTATTTTCCCTGCTTTGGTCTTAGTGAAGCGAGACCAAAGCGCATCAACGCCCGAAAGATTGTACACAAGTTGTTCGTGGTTTTTAGGGTTGGCATTGTTCAGGCTGCCTTTTTTTGGTAAGGTTGGTTTAATTACGAATGGGCGCGAGGCGATGCTTAAAATTCCAATTCAACACCCAAAAGATCGTACATAAGTTGTTTGTGGTTTTTAGGGTTGGCGTTGTTTAGGTTGCCAAGGGGTTGAGTGTGGTTGAATTTGTTTGAATGATTATGCATAGCAGCTTGTGACTCAGCAGGCGATTATTTATAAGCCACTTCCTCTACCGTTTTTACATGTTGGCGCAGATAATCAATAAGTTCCCAGTGTTTGGCTTGTGACAGGGCGTAGTCGTAGGCAGGCACCCCATTTTGTAGGGTAAACACCTGTAGTTGATAGTGGTTGGTTTGCTGGCCTCGTTCGTCGGTAGTAGTAGTCTTTTTCATTTTTACGCTGTCTATTGTTTGCCAAGGGATTTTCTCTTTTTTGACAAATACCAATTGGTATACCTGCAAATGGGTAGACGCCACCTCAAAAGAGTAAGCACTACCTAATGCATTCATCACAAAATAGGCAAAGCCCAAATACAACGTTGCCACCATAAAAATGCCCATCTCAGTTTCATTGGTAGTGCTTGTAACAATGATATATATCAAAAAAGCAGCTAACAAAGTTACCAGGCATAGTGCCACAAATAGCCCAAAATCAGCGTGGAAAATTTTCCTTTTTGCTTGAGTAGAGGCTAAATGCTTTGTTTTTCTTTTTTTGCGAGTAGGCGCAGGGGTATGTTGGACCTTGTAGAGTAACCTTTCATATTCTTGCCAAAATTCATCTTCGTCTTGATTGGCGTACTTCGTCCATAGTTTTTGGGCTTTTTGTTCTTGTGGGGTGTGGGTCATTATTTTACAAAAATTACAATTAAATTTATTTATGCTTGTGCAAAGAAAGGGAAGATCGTTGGCAAAAAAAAAGCGCAAGGCATTGCCTTACGCTAAGGGTAGTAAAGGTGACCACCTATTTTTATTTTAAATTTGAGTTAAGTATCCATAAGCGTGTGCCTTGAATCAATTATTATATAAAAATCAAGGTGATATAAGCAGTTGTATTTGCTTGCACCTGTCATATAGCTTGTCACTATACCTAAATAAGTGATTGCAGTTTCATGGCAAATTTTTTGATTTTCCCCTCTCTTTTTACCGTGAGGTATACCACATTGCCGTGTTCTCTGAATAACTGAATAATGCGGGTCATGGTCAGTTTTTTGGTAGACATGCCATTAATCGCCAACAGTTCGTCTTCGGGGAGTAGCCCCGCTTTATCGGCAGGAGAGTTTTTGTAAATCTCCATCACTTTAAATTCTTTTTTGAGCGTAAGCTTAATTCTTATACCCGATGAGTTTACTTTAAAAGCTTGTTTAAAGTAACGATTAGGCTCTAAAATCAATTTTTGGTTCGAGTAATCCAAAATCAGGTTAAAACGCTTAAGAATAGCATTGCCCAAAATGCCATCAATCTTGTCGGAGGCAAGCAGGCCTCGCTTGGCGCGGCTGAGGTTTACGGGCACATTGCTAAAATTAAAATCGCCTACTTTCATTCCTTTCAGGCGCGCCTTGAAATCGGTCACCTTAGAACTAGTCAAGCCTTGGGAGCTATGCTTTAATTTTTTGTTGAATTTTTTGAGCAATTGATGACGGTTTACAAAAGGAGTAGTCAATATCAACGAAGTACTTGCCCCGGTATCTATCAAAAACGACCCAGTCACCTTTTCACCGTTGTCGAGCGTAATGCTTGCCTTGATGCTGGGCACTGGAAACCACCAGCTTACGTCATAGGCCTTGGCATTTTTAGGAAACTGATACTGGGCTTTGTTGTAGAGTTCTAGTTGATGCGCATCGTGATTGATGCGTACGATGTATTTTTTGAGAATAGCAAAACCAACAATGCCATCAATGACTGCGCCTGAGCGTGCCTCAAGGTGCGAGAGTGACGAACCCAACAAGCGTACATCGGGTACACTCAAATGCGCTAGTTTTAATTCATTATTGGCAAAATAAGGGGTAAAGTCTTGGCTGTGGGCACTTTTGACTGGTGTAAAACCACTGGGCATCAACTTTAAGTTTTTGGCAGTACGTAGGTTGATCACCGTGCCTCCGGCACCCGTGTCAAATATAAAATTGAGGTGTTGCGAGTCGCCTACCTTTAATTTGATAAAAATATGTTCTCCCACCATTTTCATGGGCAACCTTACAGCGGCTACATTTTGGGGTGTTTTGGCGTATGTTTGAGCTTGCATCAAAAGCAAAAGAGTCATAAAGCAGGCAATCAAGCCAATTTTATTGCCTGATCTCGTATTGATCGTGTTTTTGGATGTTATCATGAGCGATGTCTTTACCTATAGTTATATAGCGTTCATTATTCATTATTGAATATTGTGCAGATTATTTTCTTATTGAAATGCGTGTGGGTAGGTATTTATATATTAGACGGGGTTAACCTATCAAAAAGTTTTAAAATAAAAGATAAAAATATGGTGTTTTTGTTAAAATAAAGTACAATGTTTGGTTTTGGTTGTGTTTGAAGTGTAAATCCCTGAAAATAAGAAAGGTAGATAAGTGGGGGAGGAGGTGATGGATTTAATCCCGACTGTTTTTTGAAAACCAGCCAAGATTTGTTTAGGTTGATTGGAACCTCTCACTAGTAAATTTATAAGCAGTTGAAAATAAATAACTTATAAAACGATTAGTTACCTGTGAACTAAATATCGACTCATTGGGGCAGTTTGCTGTGATGAGCTCAACGAGGTACTGTGTACAAAGTCAAGTATTTTAATATAACTTTTTTAAGAATTTAAGAGGTGCAGCTTGTTACCCCTTTTTTAATGCAATTAGGGTCATAAACTGTATTGTTCTTCCACAGAGTATAAATCAATATTAACAGTTTTCGTCCTACTGCAAGGGCACCAGCAGTTCCATTTCTTTTCTTAACAATCCTGTCATAAAAAGCACTGATCTCCTCAGAAGCTCTTCGGGCAGAATAGGCAGGAAAAAACAGAACACTTTTTATGTGCTTATTTCCTGTTTTTTTTATTTTTCCTGGACTTTCAATTTGTCCAGATTGTCTATGATTAATACCCAAAGCAGCGTAAGGTATAAGCTGTCGGGCATTTTCTATTTTAGCAAAATCATCTGTTTCTGCCAAAATCGTAGCTGTTACAGTATAGTGTACTCCTGGAGTGGATAACACTTTTTCTACTTTCTCCTTGATTTTTTTATTTTCCTCCTTTTGGCAGGTCAAATGCTTTTTGATGGCTTTATCAACTTGTTTTACCTGAGTTTCAACCAAAGATAAGTGTTCTTCAACCAAGACTACTCTGTACTCTAGGGTAAAACTTGCGTGTAGTTGATTCTTAAGTTTGATTCTCTCTTTCTTGAGAGTAGACCTTTCTCTGGTTAATTCCCTAAGCGCCTGATAATATGGAGAAGAAGGTTCCATAATTTCAATTGGTGGTCTGTTTTCGATGTTTGAGAGAAGCTCTCTTTATATTTTTTTGCCTGAGTTGCCAATACCACTGAAAGTTTTTGACTTGCTCATAAAGATAAATAGTCAGTTTTTCATGATAAACCTCGGTGGCCTCTACTGTGAAAAACAAGGCTGCATCAGGGTATCAATGCTCGTTCACCCATTTCAAAAAGGCTATAAAACCATTTGAAGTGTTCTTGAATTCCCGAATCCGTTGAACAACTGCCTCACGATCAATAAAGAAACTTAGGCAAACTACGAAACTGTTTTTAGCAATATCAATTCCTACATTTTGAACAAGGACTTTAAAAGTATCCATAATTTTAGGTGATTTATGGATATTAGAAAATTTTCATGCCGCCTTTATTCGTCAATCGAGATTTATAGTATAATATTAGGTACTGTGGAGACTCTGGGAAAATTACAAATAATGTCGGCAATCCCTCCATTAGGTAATTATCAAAAGATGTAACTTGTTAAACCTGCTCATATATTCTTTGCTAATATCCTAGTGCATATTAAATAAGTTGTCTATTAATTTGGATGAATTAACTACGTTGAGCTCGCGAAAAGCTCGGTTTTGTTTTCTGACGAGTCGTGAAAATGGCGGATAGTTCGCTTTTTGAATTCCGATGCATATCGGAACCTTAACTATCTAACTTTTTACGAGGAAGTCAGGGGCAAAAGCTCACAGTCCTCCGAGAACAAGCTCGGAGCTGTGAGCCGAACTTGATTCGGGGACGCCAAATAACCGAGCCTACAGCTCTGCTGTGGCGAGCTCTGCGAAGCTAATATGTGAGTAACTTAGTACCTAACGCACTAGTTAAAACACTTACCTTTTTGTACTTTTCAAAGACCTTTGTTTTTTTTAAAGATACGAGTTAAACAGGGCATAATATCGGTATTCATTGGCATTCAAGGACTTACCCTGGTTGGCTAAGAAGGGGTATAACTTTTAAAAAAGCTTTTGATTTTCATTTGAAGTACGCCCAGCAAAGCTTCTTTAAAAATACCTGACGACATTTTAGATTGTCCACGGGTACGGTCAGTAAAAATAATGGGGACTTCTTTTATTTTAAAACCAAATTTCCAAGTCAAAAACTTCATCTCAATTTGGAAGGCGTATCCTACAAAACGGATAGAGTCGAGCCCAATGGTCTGTAGTACTTTGCGGCGGTAACATTTAAACCCTGCTGTAGTATCT is part of the Microscilla marina ATCC 23134 genome and encodes:
- a CDS encoding aspartyl protease family protein yields the protein MITSKNTINTRSGNKIGLIACFMTLLLLMQAQTYAKTPQNVAAVRLPMKMVGEHIFIKLKVGDSQHLNFIFDTGAGGTVINLRTAKNLKLMPSGFTPVKSAHSQDFTPYFANNELKLAHLSVPDVRLLGSSLSHLEARSGAVIDGIVGFAILKKYIVRINHDAHQLELYNKAQYQFPKNAKAYDVSWWFPVPSIKASITLDNGEKVTGSFLIDTGASTSLILTTPFVNRHQLLKKFNKKLKHSSQGLTSSKVTDFKARLKGMKVGDFNFSNVPVNLSRAKRGLLASDKIDGILGNAILKRFNLILDYSNQKLILEPNRYFKQAFKVNSSGIRIKLTLKKEFKVMEIYKNSPADKAGLLPEDELLAINGMSTKKLTMTRIIQLFREHGNVVYLTVKREGKIKKFAMKLQSLI
- a CDS encoding ABC transporter permease, producing the protein MAQGLAQYLKLNVGDSLVLIGQGFQGQSAVDKLLVKGIVKFPAPDINKSLVYVPLTTGQNLYAAENRLTSLALVVKQPKKLDKVLTLLNAKVDTQQYKVMSWKQMMPEMVQMIEVDGLANYITVGVLYMVVCFGIFGTILMMTAERRYEFGILIGIGMKRFKLGTVVILEMLIIALMGVILGAIASSPLVAYFHANPLKLTGKAAESMLEMGIEPIIPFSTDPMIFVSQAVVILGFTLLIALYPWWFTQKIKLIDALR
- a CDS encoding IS110 family transposase, with amino-acid sequence MEPSSPYYQALRELTRERSTLKKERIKLKNQLHASFTLEYRVVLVEEHLSLVETQVKQVDKAIKKHLTCQKEENKKIKEKVEKVLSTPGVHYTVTATILAETDDFAKIENARQLIPYAALGINHRQSGQIESPGKIKKTGNKHIKSVLFFPAYSARRASEEISAFYDRIVKKRNGTAGALAVGRKLLILIYTLWKNNTVYDPNCIKKGVTSCTS
- a CDS encoding ABC transporter permease, encoding MIIKIAWKNIWRNPMRSGVVIVSVLLGIWAGIFVLAFSLGMNNQRVKGQLENFVGHVTIKHAKYDEDKLVKYAIDDADKIVQQVSKQPQVTATTTRTSAVGMATSSAGGYGAAIHGIDLQNEPKVFSLKSKLVEGKYFEGIKRNPILIGKKLAKRLNLKLRSKMVLTFQNENGDITAGAFRIVGLYKSSNTVYDESNVFVRQNDLQKLLGNDVLIHHIVCRVDNYQVAPEVVKNLQGKLAKNHQNITVQSWKDTSPDLAYANDMMSQMLFIFVGIILLGLSMGIVNTMLMAVLERTRELGMLMAVGMSKGRVFRMIVIETFFLTCVGAPIGILLAWATIQYTGSNGIDLGMFSSGLENFGYDSIIRPMIEGSYYAQIGLMVVAAALLSAIYPAIKALKLKPVEAIRKV
- a CDS encoding TetR/AcrR family transcriptional regulator, producing MPRTAEQFAEIRQERKEEILRAALRLFGEKGYEATSIDTIAKEANISKGLVYNYFENKQKLLEEVLDMFYQKLGGTFRSLHDSTDPAEVIIREMLYLTRDSLKGEQEFWRLYTRLSFQYTNYLKEKYAPEMARWFNKITAVMEELKYPNPQIEAIKLGSIIDGISFNYLVAPELYPIDEVIENIANEYEAQRQNPR
- a CDS encoding ABC transporter permease; the encoded protein is MYLKLAWRNIWRNKRRTVITMVSIFFAVFFSIFMLSMQNGSYDNIIQNTVGSFTGYVQIHQKGYWNEQNIDNSFEWSKQLQQQIRQPEAVTEVVPRLESYALLASTQKSKAGLVLAIDPAKEQALSAPQKKLVQGNYFDKKDEER
- a CDS encoding outer membrane lipoprotein-sorting protein — translated: MNIAQLNKLRWILIGLLLATANFIQAQNATEIVKKADSHMQGKSSQGIMIMTIVRPKWRRTVEMKSWSKGKGFSLILIKKPVRDKGSGYLKRGKEMWNWLPKVGRVVKMPPSMMNQSWMGSDFTNDDLVRQSSIVVDYTHKILGSETLEGRDCYKVLLTPKPNAPVVWGKVEMWISKKDYLQLQSKMYDEDGYLVNTMRGSKIKNLGGRVLPSYMEMIPADKPNQKTVLEYKQMVFNKPISDGFFSVQNMKRVN
- a CDS encoding ABC transporter permease; translation: MYLKLAWRNIWRNRRRTIITISAIFFAVFLSVMQRSMKVGSIERTIDQMVGAFLGHIQVHQKGYWDEQNLDNSFANSPTLLQTIKQTPGVAQVIPRLDSYALVAGLERSRAGLIMGIDPIAEKQLSNPEKKLVKGKYLAKANEEALLIAQGLAQYLKVQMGDSLVLLGQGFQGQSATGKYLVKGIIKMPDPKLNKALVYLPIKTAQSLFATESRLTTYCIRLDNAKNLTRVRASLQQNLAETPPKGVAYEVISWKTMAPELVQMMEADKQAGKIMLGVFYMILGFGILGTVLMMTSERRYEFGVLIGIGMKRFKLGILVFFEMLMLAGIGVILGIVVSLPIAWYLHLNPIWLTGDMAKAMEGYGMEPIIPFSVDPAIFSTQAIIVFVLTMIISIYPMVHTKRLNVMEALHG